A stretch of Pseudolysobacter antarcticus DNA encodes these proteins:
- the aceE gene encoding pyruvate dehydrogenase (acetyl-transferring), homodimeric type — MNILQDILNQDLDPVETQEWIDALNAVIGVDGAERAHYLLERMVDATRRAGGHLPFMPTTEYVNTIPTSAEPHSPGDAAIEWRIRSILRWNALATVVRANRKPGELGGHIASFASSATLYDVGFNHFFHAPDETHPGDLLYVQGHSSPGIYARAFLEGRISEEQLDNFRMETGGKGLSSYPHPWLMPEFWQTPTVSMGLGPISAIYQARFWKYLEGRKLMPESNRKVWCFMGDGETDEPESLGAITLGGREKLDNLVFVINCNLQRLDGPVRGNGKIIQELEGAFRGAGWNVVKVVWGSYWDPLLARDTKGVLRKLMMETLDGEYQNCKAFGGAYTREHFFGKYPETAEMVANLSDEDIWRLNRGGHDPHKVYAAYAEAMAHKGQPTVILAKTVKGYGMGLAGESLNPTHNQKKMDTAAVKAFRDRFAIPVPDDKLDDVPYYHPGVDSPEVKYMLEKRKALGGFLPHRRTKSESLPTPDLAFFEQVTKSTGEREISTTMAFVRALNLTLRDKIIAPRIVPIVADEARTFGMEGMFRQIGIYAPFGQKYKPVDADQLMYYREDQTGQVLQEGITEAGAMGSWLAAATSYSTNNLPMLPVFIFYSMFGMQRIGDLCWLAGDMRARGFLIGGTAGRTTLNGEGLQHEDGHSHLLAGAIPNCRSYDPTFAYEVAVIMQDGMRRMLTEQEDCFYYVTVMNENYAHPEMPAGAEEGIVKGMYLFKDGGKAKLKAQLLGSGTILREAIFAAELLEKDFGVKCDIWSCPSFNALRRDGFDAERDNRLHPEAKKPRKAYVTECLEGRQGPAIAATDYVRNYADQIRAFVPQKYTVLGTDGFGRSDTRANLRRFFEVDRFYIAHATIAALADEGKLTKADVSKAIKLYGIDPEKANPIGV; from the coding sequence ATGAATATTCTTCAAGACATACTCAACCAAGATCTCGATCCGGTCGAGACCCAGGAGTGGATCGATGCGCTGAACGCCGTGATCGGCGTCGATGGCGCCGAACGCGCGCATTACCTGCTTGAGCGCATGGTCGATGCAACGCGCCGTGCCGGCGGCCATCTGCCGTTTATGCCGACCACCGAATACGTCAACACCATTCCGACTTCGGCTGAGCCGCATTCTCCGGGCGACGCGGCGATCGAATGGCGGATCCGTTCGATCCTGCGCTGGAACGCGCTCGCCACAGTCGTGCGCGCGAATCGCAAGCCCGGCGAGCTCGGCGGCCACATCGCCAGTTTCGCGTCGAGCGCCACGCTTTACGACGTCGGTTTCAATCATTTCTTCCATGCTCCTGACGAAACCCATCCGGGCGACCTGCTATACGTGCAAGGACATTCGAGCCCCGGCATTTATGCGCGCGCGTTTCTCGAAGGCCGCATCAGCGAAGAGCAACTCGACAACTTCCGCATGGAAACCGGCGGCAAGGGTTTGTCGTCGTATCCGCATCCGTGGCTGATGCCGGAATTCTGGCAAACCCCGACCGTATCGATGGGCCTCGGCCCGATCAGTGCGATCTACCAAGCGCGCTTCTGGAAATATCTGGAAGGCCGCAAGCTCATGCCCGAATCCAACCGCAAGGTTTGGTGTTTCATGGGCGACGGTGAAACCGACGAGCCCGAGTCGCTCGGCGCGATCACACTCGGCGGACGCGAGAAACTCGACAACCTGGTGTTCGTGATCAACTGCAACTTGCAGCGTCTCGACGGCCCGGTGCGCGGCAACGGCAAGATCATCCAGGAACTCGAAGGTGCGTTCCGCGGCGCGGGCTGGAACGTCGTCAAAGTAGTCTGGGGTAGCTACTGGGATCCACTGCTCGCGCGCGATACCAAAGGCGTTTTGCGCAAGCTCATGATGGAAACGCTCGACGGCGAGTATCAGAACTGCAAGGCGTTTGGCGGCGCGTATACACGCGAACATTTCTTCGGCAAATATCCCGAAACCGCCGAGATGGTGGCAAACCTCAGCGACGAGGATATCTGGCGCCTGAATCGCGGCGGCCACGATCCGCACAAGGTGTATGCGGCCTACGCCGAAGCCATGGCGCACAAGGGCCAGCCGACCGTGATCCTGGCGAAAACCGTCAAGGGTTATGGCATGGGCCTAGCCGGTGAATCGCTGAATCCAACGCACAACCAGAAGAAGATGGATACCGCCGCGGTCAAGGCGTTCCGCGATCGTTTTGCGATTCCGGTACCCGACGACAAGCTCGACGACGTGCCGTATTACCACCCGGGCGTGGATTCGCCCGAGGTCAAATACATGCTCGAAAAACGCAAGGCGCTCGGCGGTTTTCTGCCACACCGACGCACCAAGAGCGAATCCTTGCCGACACCGGATCTCGCGTTTTTTGAGCAGGTCACCAAGAGCACCGGCGAGCGCGAAATCTCGACCACGATGGCGTTTGTGCGCGCGCTCAATCTGACCTTGCGCGACAAGATCATCGCGCCGCGCATCGTGCCAATCGTCGCCGATGAGGCACGCACATTCGGCATGGAAGGCATGTTCCGCCAGATCGGCATCTATGCGCCGTTCGGCCAGAAGTACAAGCCGGTCGATGCCGATCAACTGATGTATTACCGTGAGGATCAAACCGGGCAGGTACTGCAGGAAGGCATCACCGAAGCAGGCGCGATGGGCAGCTGGCTGGCTGCGGCGACGAGCTACAGCACCAACAATCTGCCGATGTTGCCGGTGTTCATTTTCTACTCGATGTTCGGCATGCAGCGCATCGGTGACCTGTGCTGGCTCGCCGGCGACATGCGCGCACGCGGTTTCCTGATCGGCGGCACTGCCGGTCGCACGACGTTGAACGGCGAAGGCTTGCAGCACGAAGACGGCCATTCGCATCTGCTTGCGGGCGCGATTCCGAACTGTCGCAGCTATGATCCGACCTTCGCCTACGAAGTGGCCGTGATCATGCAGGACGGCATGCGTCGCATGCTCACGGAGCAGGAAGATTGCTTCTACTACGTTACCGTGATGAACGAAAATTACGCGCATCCGGAAATGCCGGCTGGCGCCGAGGAAGGCATCGTCAAGGGCATGTATCTGTTCAAGGACGGTGGCAAGGCCAAGCTCAAGGCGCAACTGCTCGGTTCGGGCACGATTCTGCGCGAGGCGATTTTCGCGGCCGAATTGCTCGAGAAGGATTTCGGCGTGAAGTGCGATATCTGGAGCTGCCCGAGTTTCAACGCACTGCGTCGAGACGGCTTCGATGCAGAACGCGACAATCGTCTGCATCCTGAAGCGAAAAAACCGCGCAAGGCGTATGTCACGGAATGCCTGGAAGGTCGTCAGGGTCCGGCGATTGCAGCCACCGATTATGTGCGCAATTACGCCGACCAGATTCGCGCGTTCGTGCCGCAGAAATACACCGTGCTCGGCACCGATGGATTTGGTCGTTCCGATACACGCGCCAATCTGCGGCGCTTCTTCGAGGTGGATCGTTTCTACATCGCACACGCCACGATTGCGGCGCTGGCCGATGAAGGCAAATTGACCAAGGCGGATGTCAGCAAGGCGATCAAGCTGTACGGCATCGATCCGGAAAAGGCCAACCCGATCGGCGTGTGA
- a CDS encoding DUF805 domain-containing protein codes for MDWYIGVLKKFADFSGRARRKEFWMFILFSLIISFVLAFIDGLLGMRAANGFGLLSGLYTLAVLVPSIAVAVRRLHDRDMTGWFYLLMLVPLANIALIVIFCLEGTRGSNQYGPDPKGIAG; via the coding sequence ATGGATTGGTACATCGGGGTATTGAAGAAATTTGCGGATTTTTCGGGCCGTGCGCGGCGCAAGGAATTCTGGATGTTCATCCTGTTCTCGCTCATCATCAGCTTCGTTCTGGCCTTTATCGATGGCCTGCTCGGCATGCGTGCAGCAAACGGTTTCGGCTTGCTCAGCGGTTTGTATACGCTGGCAGTGCTGGTGCCATCGATTGCTGTTGCGGTGCGTCGCCTGCATGATCGCGACATGACCGGCTGGTTCTATTTGCTGATGCTCGTACCGCTGGCCAACATCGCGTTGATCGTGATCTTCTGCCTCGAAGGCACGCGCGGCAGCAACCAGTACGGCCCGGATCCGAAGGGCATTGCCGGCTGA
- a CDS encoding zinc-finger domain-containing protein, whose product MPQAPFAPVNLIPANAENRYEVTSADLPLSCPMPGMSLWNSHPKVYLAIEATGGAKCPYCGAQYVLLD is encoded by the coding sequence ATGCCGCAAGCGCCTTTCGCCCCCGTGAATCTGATTCCCGCCAACGCCGAAAACCGCTATGAGGTCACGAGCGCCGATCTGCCGTTGTCGTGTCCGATGCCCGGCATGAGCCTGTGGAATTCGCACCCGAAAGTGTATTTGGCGATCGAGGCAACCGGCGGCGCCAAGTGCCCGTACTGCGGCGCGCAATATGTGTTGTTAGACTGA
- a CDS encoding glycosyltransferase: protein MLSVVQLLPALNAGGVERSTLEIGAALVAAGHRSIVISAGGRLLPQLLAQGSEHIAVPVGQKSLATLRHIWTLKRLFAELKPDIVHARSRLPAWLAYCAMRGMHGLRPHFVTTVHGLNSPGRYSAIMTRGERVICVSDTVRDYVRKHYPQTDPARLSVIPRGIAPDEFPFAYQPSSAWREKFFAEFPQLAGAPLLTLSGRGTRLKGHHDAIELLADLKAQGINARLILLGAREPGRETYIAELEQLAAVRGVSEAIAITAPRADVRDVYAISALVLQLSNKPESFGRTVVEALSLGRPVLGYAHGGVGELLAELFPVGAVPLRDRVALLTRATELLRMPPSLSPLTKYRLADMQAATLRLYAELADEAVR, encoded by the coding sequence ATGCTCAGTGTTGTGCAACTGCTGCCTGCGCTGAACGCCGGTGGTGTGGAACGCTCGACTCTGGAGATCGGCGCGGCGCTGGTCGCGGCCGGACATCGTTCCATCGTGATTTCCGCTGGCGGCCGATTGCTGCCGCAACTGCTCGCGCAGGGCAGCGAACATATCGCCGTGCCGGTCGGCCAAAAATCGCTCGCGACGCTGCGCCACATCTGGACGCTTAAACGGCTATTCGCCGAACTGAAACCTGACATCGTGCACGCACGTTCGCGTCTGCCAGCGTGGCTGGCTTACTGCGCAATGCGTGGCATGCACGGGCTACGTCCGCATTTTGTCACCACCGTGCACGGGCTGAATTCGCCGGGCCGCTACAGCGCGATCATGACGCGTGGCGAGCGTGTGATCTGCGTTTCCGATACGGTGCGCGATTATGTGCGTAAGCATTATCCGCAAACCGATCCGGCACGCCTCAGCGTGATTCCACGCGGCATCGCGCCTGACGAATTTCCGTTTGCCTATCAACCTTCGTCGGCATGGCGCGAAAAATTTTTCGCAGAATTTCCGCAGCTTGCAGGCGCGCCGCTGCTGACCTTGTCCGGGCGCGGCACACGGCTCAAAGGCCATCACGATGCGATCGAACTGCTGGCCGATCTCAAGGCGCAAGGAATCAACGCGCGCCTGATCCTGCTTGGCGCGCGTGAGCCGGGCCGCGAAACCTACATCGCCGAACTCGAACAACTCGCCGCCGTGCGTGGTGTGAGCGAAGCCATCGCCATCACCGCGCCGCGCGCCGATGTGCGCGATGTCTATGCAATTTCCGCGCTGGTGTTGCAACTGTCGAACAAGCCCGAATCGTTCGGGCGCACCGTGGTCGAGGCCTTGAGTCTGGGCCGGCCGGTGCTCGGTTATGCGCACGGCGGCGTCGGCGAATTGCTCGCGGAATTGTTTCCCGTCGGCGCCGTGCCGCTGCGTGATCGAGTCGCACTTTTGACCCGTGCGACCGAGTTGCTGCGCATGCCGCCGAGCTTGTCGCCGCTGACAAAATATCGTCTTGCCGACATGCAGGCCGCGACCTTGCGGCTGTATGCCGAGCTTGCAGATGAGGCCGTGCGATGA
- a CDS encoding O-antigen ligase family protein: MILFLRTQWPLILLLLVPVLLPFGRTAEAPLSIAAIIGVILLLRQHGVWRKSASLGLMLLLFACYWLPAFFSAFDSVVPAKSWETVAGDLRFLPFAVFAGYALRQTNIWPRMQCLIALIVLVWLLDAWLQILTGFSLGGAADKEHLSGIFGADNLKLGPVLAVLSPFLLLEARARFSRTGLIAAFLFLLVPILLAGERASWLSFALVCLIMLWRETRAPLRFAVWCMAALTGACFVAAIAWQTSPGFAARMQRSLLVLQGTHSAVDEASAGRLRIWHTALAMGAAHPLNGVGVRGFRYAYATYAEPGDFFVDPVTHEGASHAHQLLLELFSETGLIGVFAWLIGAWFAIRAWWRADVPTRLRALAPGLALVAMCFPLNTHLAFYSAWWGLLFWWLLALYCAALQSESHEVTTHVA, from the coding sequence ATGATTTTATTTCTGCGCACGCAGTGGCCGCTGATCCTGCTATTGCTCGTGCCAGTGTTGTTGCCGTTTGGGCGCACCGCTGAGGCGCCGCTCAGCATCGCCGCGATCATCGGTGTGATTTTGCTGTTGCGTCAGCACGGAGTGTGGCGAAAATCCGCATCGCTGGGTCTTATGCTGCTGTTGTTCGCGTGTTATTGGCTGCCGGCATTTTTCTCTGCGTTCGACTCGGTGGTGCCGGCGAAAAGTTGGGAGACGGTCGCGGGCGATCTGCGTTTTCTGCCGTTCGCGGTGTTCGCTGGATACGCGCTGCGGCAGACGAACATCTGGCCACGCATGCAATGCCTGATCGCACTGATCGTGCTGGTCTGGCTGCTCGATGCGTGGCTGCAAATCTTGACCGGATTCAGCCTCGGCGGCGCAGCGGACAAGGAGCATCTATCCGGCATTTTTGGTGCCGACAATCTCAAGCTCGGACCGGTGCTCGCGGTGCTTTCGCCGTTTCTGTTGCTCGAAGCCCGCGCGCGTTTTTCGCGGACGGGACTGATTGCGGCGTTTTTATTTTTGCTGGTGCCGATTCTGCTCGCCGGCGAACGCGCGAGCTGGCTGAGTTTTGCGCTCGTCTGTCTGATCATGCTGTGGCGCGAAACACGCGCGCCGCTGCGATTCGCCGTGTGGTGCATGGCGGCGCTGACGGGTGCATGTTTTGTGGCGGCGATCGCGTGGCAAACATCGCCGGGTTTCGCCGCGCGTATGCAGCGCTCGCTGCTCGTGCTGCAGGGCACGCATAGCGCGGTCGATGAAGCCTCGGCCGGGCGCTTGCGCATCTGGCATACCGCACTGGCGATGGGCGCGGCGCATCCGCTCAACGGCGTTGGTGTGCGCGGCTTTCGTTATGCGTATGCGACGTATGCCGAACCCGGCGATTTTTTCGTCGATCCGGTCACGCACGAAGGCGCATCGCATGCGCATCAACTGCTGCTGGAACTGTTCAGCGAGACCGGTCTGATCGGCGTATTCGCGTGGTTGATCGGTGCCTGGTTCGCGATACGCGCATGGTGGCGCGCTGATGTACCGACACGTTTGCGCGCACTTGCGCCGGGGCTCGCGTTGGTCGCCATGTGTTTTCCATTGAACACCCATCTCGCGTTTTATTCGGCGTGGTGGGGTTTGTTGTTCTGGTGGCTGCTGGCCTTGTATTGCGCCGCGTTGCAGAGCGAATCGCACGAGGTCACAACGCATGTCGCGTGA